CCTATCATTCGTCAGTTTTCTTTTTACTTTCATGTTCGCCACTCAATCAACTGTTGATGCAGCAGAAAATTTAGATGTTATATATCGCACGCATGTAGAAAAAGAAGGTTGGCAGAATCACGTATCTAACGGAGCTATGAGTGGTACCCAAGGGAAAGCTAGGAGATTAGAATCAATTGACATCTCAATACCAAACACTCAAAATGGTGGTGTTACTTATCGCACCCACGTTCAAACGTACGGATGGATCGATTGGGTAACCGATGGAATGGAAAGTGGAACAACTGGTGAAGCAAAAAGATTGGAAGCAATCGAATTAAAGCTAACTGGTAGTCTTGAACAAACACATGATATTTACTATCGTGTTCATGCTCAAAAGTTTGGATGGTTAGATTGGGCTAAGAACGGACAATCTGCTGGAACAGCTGGATTTGCTTACAGATTAGAAGGTATTGAGATTCAAGTTTTACCCAAGGGCAGTGCTGCTCCTGGTCCGACTGCAAGACCTTTCGTTCAATATACAAAACCCCAATTACCTATGAAAGTAAATTACTCCACACATATTCAAAGTTACGGATGGCAAAGTTACGTAAGTGATGGTCAACTATCCGGTACCTATGGACAAGCAAAAAGATTAGAAGGTATTAAAATTAATCTAGCTAACCAAATCTACTCCGGTGGAATTGAATATCAAAC
This genomic interval from Jeotgalibaca porci contains the following:
- a CDS encoding sunset domain-containing protein; its protein translation is MKKIMRSLSFVSFLFTFMFATQSTVDAAENLDVIYRTHVEKEGWQNHVSNGAMSGTQGKARRLESIDISIPNTQNGGVTYRTHVQTYGWIDWVTDGMESGTTGEAKRLEAIELKLTGSLEQTHDIYYRVHAQKFGWLDWAKNGQSAGTAGFAYRLEGIEIQVLPKGSAAPGPTARPFVQYTKPQLPMKVNYSTHIQSYGWQSYVSDGQLSGTYGQAKRLEGIKINLANQIYSGGIEYQTHIQSIGWQDWKSSNVMSGTSGQAKRLEAIRIRLTGELANYFDVYYRVHAQSFGWMGWAKNGDPAGTSGFAYRLEGINIQLVPKGNAAPGSTANAYQIYTKPSTPAPSPGNTYVDGNGNGLIKGSVNYIYHVPESKYYNVTTNVQYWFKTVDEAIKAGYRAPQ